The following are from one region of the Variovorax sp. V213 genome:
- a CDS encoding LysR family transcriptional regulator, whose product MLFDLTDLRLFVATAELGNLTRAAERQHLSLAAASARIKALETQAGLQLLQREARGVRLLPPGEAFLHHARLVLHQTEQLRADLLEYGGGLRGHLRVFANTTAVTDFLPEILPGFLARNPRINVDLQEKPNAQIPRGVLDGRADIGIVAGRVDTLGLEAIHFSTDRLVLVTSRKHRFAKRRKISFAETLDEDAIGMQQGSTLQAFLAQITDNLGKRQKLRIQLGSFDAMCRMIGSGVGIGVVPESAARRNQESMQLALIDLSDAWCVRERYLLVRDRAALPIYAQALVDTLCRHYAGEQAAIA is encoded by the coding sequence ATGCTTTTCGACCTGACCGACCTGCGCCTTTTCGTTGCCACGGCCGAACTCGGCAATCTCACGCGCGCGGCCGAGCGGCAGCATCTGTCGCTCGCGGCGGCGAGTGCGCGCATCAAGGCGCTCGAGACCCAGGCCGGGTTGCAGCTGCTGCAGCGGGAAGCCCGGGGCGTTCGCCTGCTGCCGCCGGGAGAAGCCTTCCTGCATCATGCGCGCCTGGTGCTGCACCAGACCGAGCAGCTGCGCGCCGACCTGCTCGAATACGGCGGAGGCCTCCGCGGCCATCTGCGCGTGTTCGCCAACACCACTGCGGTGACCGATTTTTTACCCGAGATCCTGCCCGGCTTTCTTGCGCGCAATCCGCGCATCAACGTCGACCTTCAGGAAAAACCGAATGCTCAGATCCCGCGCGGCGTGCTCGACGGCCGCGCCGACATCGGCATCGTGGCGGGCCGTGTCGACACGCTGGGCCTGGAAGCCATCCACTTCAGCACCGACCGGCTGGTGCTCGTCACTTCGCGAAAACACCGCTTCGCGAAGCGCCGCAAGATTTCATTCGCCGAGACGCTCGACGAAGACGCCATCGGCATGCAGCAGGGCAGCACCTTGCAGGCCTTTCTCGCGCAGATCACCGACAACCTCGGCAAGCGGCAGAAGCTGCGCATCCAACTCGGCAGCTTCGACGCCATGTGCCGGATGATCGGCAGCGGTGTCGGCATTGGGGTGGTGCCGGAATCGGCCGCGCGGCGCAACCAGGAAAGCATGCAGCTCGCGCTGATCGACCTCAGCGACGCGTGGTGCGTGCGGGAGCGCTATCTGCTGGTGCGCGACCGGGCCGCCCTGCCCATCTATGCGCAGGCGCTGGTCGATACGCTATGCCGGCACTATGCCGGTGAGCAGGCTGCCATCGCCTGA
- a CDS encoding tripartite tricarboxylate transporter substrate binding protein, with protein MNRKFRVGALLSLAAALVLAMSPASAEPYPSRPITLVVPQAAGGTNDIVGRLVGQKLGEVMNNASVVVDNRPGAGGNIGTQLVARGPKDGYTLLMTISSSQAINPALYKNPGFDPVKDFKPVGLVGAVPNVLLVNPSFPAKDFNEFLKLARQKGANYQYASAGNGTLNHLLGEMLNSMAGISLQHVPYKGVAPALNDVLGGQLPIVFASLPSALSHIKAGKLRALAVSGDKRSPVLPDVPAIGEAVPGYNGTLWIGLFAPAGVPADVLATLQDATRKALAAKDLRDKLDQQGVEIAAPTTPDQFSKLLQDDLAKWARIVKASGAAVD; from the coding sequence ATGAACCGCAAATTTCGCGTCGGCGCGCTGCTTTCGCTGGCGGCCGCGCTTGTGCTTGCGATGAGCCCGGCGAGCGCAGAGCCTTATCCCTCCCGGCCCATCACGCTGGTCGTGCCGCAGGCCGCAGGCGGCACCAACGACATCGTCGGCCGCCTCGTGGGCCAGAAGCTCGGCGAGGTGATGAACAACGCCAGCGTGGTGGTCGACAACCGGCCCGGCGCGGGCGGCAACATCGGCACGCAACTGGTCGCCAGGGGCCCGAAGGACGGCTACACGCTGCTCATGACCATCAGCAGCAGCCAGGCGATCAATCCGGCGCTCTACAAGAACCCGGGCTTCGACCCGGTGAAAGACTTCAAGCCCGTGGGCCTGGTCGGCGCGGTGCCCAACGTGCTGCTGGTCAACCCCTCGTTTCCGGCCAAGGACTTCAACGAGTTCCTGAAGCTTGCGCGGCAGAAGGGCGCCAACTACCAGTACGCCTCGGCGGGCAACGGCACGCTCAACCACCTGCTCGGTGAAATGCTCAACAGCATGGCGGGCATCTCTCTGCAGCACGTGCCGTACAAGGGCGTGGCGCCTGCGCTCAACGACGTGCTGGGCGGGCAGTTGCCGATCGTGTTCGCGAGCCTGCCTTCGGCGCTCTCGCACATCAAGGCCGGCAAGTTGCGTGCATTGGCCGTGAGCGGCGACAAGCGTTCGCCCGTGCTGCCCGACGTGCCCGCCATCGGCGAGGCGGTGCCGGGCTACAACGGCACGCTCTGGATCGGCCTGTTCGCGCCAGCGGGCGTCCCGGCCGACGTGCTGGCCACGCTGCAGGATGCGACGCGCAAGGCGCTGGCCGCCAAGGACCTGCGCGACAAGCTCGACCAGCAGGGCGTCGAGATCGCGGCGCCCACCACGCCCGATCAATTTTCGAAACTGCTGCAGGACGATCTCGCCAAGTGGGCGCGCATCGTCAAGGCCTCCGGCGCTGCAGTGGATTGA